ACCAACGCGGCGCCGGCCTTTCCGGACTACGACGGCTTCGCGGGGATCCGCAACAATGTCGATGCCGATTTCTACATCGTCCAGTTGACCGACAGTCAGGTGGAGGCGCGCTTCCGGAATTCCGCGGGCGTCAACGTGGACATCCTCTACAACGGTTTGTTGCTGAATACCTGGCAGCATTTCGTGCTGGTGTACAACGGGGCGGAGTTCCTGCTCTACCACAACGGATCGCTGGTGGGCAATACGGGCGCAACCGGAACCATCACCAATGTCGCCGAGGCTCTGTACATCGGCAACCTGTTGTTCGGCACCTACAGTTACTGGATGCAGGGCAGCATCGACGAAGTCAGTCTCTGGAACCGCGCGCTCACGCCGGCGGAAGTGCGTTGCATCTACCGGAGCTCGGTGGATGTGACCGCGATCGGGCTGCAACTGTACTACCAGTTCGACCAGGGCGTCGCCGGCGGTAACAACGCCGGCCTGACCACGCTGATCGACGGCATGGGGAACATCAACGGAACGCTGTACAACTTCGCCCTCAACGGCGCGCTCTCCAACTGGGTGGAAGGCGCCGACACGCGCATCCCGTTGTCGGCTACCCTGTGCCGGGGTGCTACCTATACCTTCGGCACGCAGACCCTCGACGAGCCCGGTGTTTACACCGAGACCTTCGCCGGCACCTCCGGTTGTGATTCCACGGTAGCACTTACGCTGAGCTGGGCGATCGACACCAGTCTGCAGCAAAGTGGTCCGATGCTGACCGCCAACCAGGCGGGCGTTGCCTACACCTGGGTGGATTGCCAGAACGGTTACACCGCGCTTCCGGGCGAGATCGCGCAATCGTTCATCGCCCTTGCCGACGGCTTCTACGCCGTAGTTCTCGACGACGGCACCTGTGTGGACACCTCCTCCTGTTACGAAGTACTCGTCAGCGGACTCTCCACCACCCTCAACGGCCGCGCCATCACCCTCTTCCCGAACCCGACCAGCGGAACGATCAACCTTTCCACCGCGCTACCCGGAGCGCAGCTTTCTGTTTGTGATCTGCAGGGGCGGGTGGTTTACTCGAATGTGCTGGAAGCGGAGGAGCGCAGTTTCGATTTGACCGGACTCCCGGCTGGTTCATACCAGGTGGTGATCGTGCAGAAGGGGGAGCGGATGCGGCTGCCGTTGGTTATGCAGTGATTCGGAGCGGCAGGCCAACGGTGATAGGCAGAATGTTAGCGCTTTCGTCCTGCGGCTAATTGCACTGCAGCAGTAGTGTGCATTCCAAACCTAAGTACCACTACAGATGATGGGCGGAATGTT
This genomic stretch from Bacteroidota bacterium harbors:
- a CDS encoding T9SS type A sorting domain-containing protein, which gives rise to MRRLSFSCWMFLIGICCCSGSLFAQTSNALNFDNTDDEVLVPNASARIAGSSQLSLSFWVYPTNAAPAFPDYDGFAGIRNNVDADFYIVQLTDSQVEARFRNSAGVNVDILYNGLLLNTWQHFVLVYNGAEFLLYHNGSLVGNTGATGTITNVAEALYIGNLLFGTYSYWMQGSIDEVSLWNRALTPAEVRCIYRSSVDVTAIGLQLYYQFDQGVAGGNNAGLTTLIDGMGNINGTLYNFALNGALSNWVEGADTRIPLSATLCRGATYTFGTQTLDEPGVYTETFAGTSGCDSTVALTLSWAIDTSLQQSGPMLTANQAGVAYTWVDCQNGYTALPGEIAQSFIALADGFYAVVLDDGTCVDTSSCYEVLVSGLSTTLNGRAITLFPNPTSGTINLSTALPGAQLSVCDLQGRVVYSNVLEAEERSFDLTGLPAGSYQVVIVQKGERMRLPLVMQ